A region from the Benincasa hispida cultivar B227 chromosome 12, ASM972705v1, whole genome shotgun sequence genome encodes:
- the LOC120067390 gene encoding 36.4 kDa proline-rich protein-like, whose translation MSCASDSQNQTMSFENDSPINSYSSSCVSISLPPSLRKTSKAPIQIKLMHGRATSSSQRLSRSKPTTTPTKPPSNTTKAIVTLPSKTAQPKPKTTPKPKGKIPAKTRQRPSSTAAKPYTQPAPPPFIPNITPMGAMHDPLPAYLHNAPSPAMRPLPLLSIQSLATIYPIKSDASSQPPRSPIIISSPGFPYTPSGTPPFTLPRPPSNSPTLECNPKELAELARLDE comes from the coding sequence ATGTCGTGTGCATCAGATAGCCAGAACCAAACCATGAGCTTCGAGAATGACTCACCAATAAATTCCTACTCTTCTTCATGTGTTTCGATTTCACTTCCCCCGAGCCTTAGAAAAACCTCCAAAGCCCCTATCCAAATCAAACTCATGCACGGCAGAGCCACTTCCTCTTCCCAGCGGCTGTCTAGGTCGAAACCTACCACAACACCCACAAAACCCCCTTCTAATACCACCAAAGCCATTGTAACCCTTCCTTCCAAAACTGCTCAACCAAAACCCAAAACTACCCCTAAGCCAAAGGGCAAAATCCCTGCAAAGACGAGGCAGCGTCCATCATCTACGGCTGCCAAGCCCTACACCCAACCTGCCCCACCACCATTCATTCCTAACATAACCCCAATGGGTGCAATGCATGACCCACTTCCAGCCTACCTTCACAATGCACCGTCACCAGCCATGCGTCCACTGCCTCTACTTTCAATCCAGTCCTTAGCCACTATCTATCCAATCAAATCAGATGCGTCAAGCCAACCACCGCGTTCACCCATAATTATATCCTCCCCTGGGTTTCCTTATACTCCATCAGGCACCCCTCCATTTACTCTACCCAGACCCCCCTCTAACAGTCCTACGTTAGAGTGCAACCCGAAAGAGTTGGCGGAATTGGCTCGATTGGACGAGTAG